A genomic stretch from Desulfotignum balticum DSM 7044 includes:
- the fsa gene encoding fructose-6-phosphate aldolase: MKFFIDTANIDQIMDANSMGMVDGVTTNPSLIAKEDGEFKEIIARICKEVAGPVSAEVISLEYDGMVAEARDLAKIADNIVVKIPMTVEGLKAVKTLTAEGIKTNVTLVFSPLQALMAAKAGATYVSPFVGRLDDLAEEGMELVNEIAQIFANYDFDTEIIVASVRSSLHVLDAALMGADIATIPYGVLKKLASHHMTDKGIDAFMADWNKKKQ; the protein is encoded by the coding sequence GTGAAATTTTTTATTGATACAGCCAATATCGATCAGATCATGGATGCCAATAGCATGGGCATGGTGGACGGCGTCACCACCAACCCGTCTTTGATCGCCAAGGAAGACGGAGAGTTCAAGGAGATCATCGCCCGGATCTGCAAAGAAGTGGCAGGCCCGGTGAGCGCGGAAGTCATCAGTCTGGAATATGACGGCATGGTGGCCGAAGCAAGAGATCTGGCCAAAATCGCTGACAACATTGTGGTGAAGATCCCCATGACCGTGGAAGGACTCAAAGCGGTGAAAACCCTGACGGCCGAAGGCATCAAAACCAATGTCACCCTGGTGTTTTCGCCGCTCCAGGCCCTGATGGCCGCAAAAGCCGGGGCAACCTATGTGTCTCCGTTTGTGGGCCGGCTGGATGATCTGGCCGAAGAAGGCATGGAACTGGTCAACGAGATCGCCCAGATTTTTGCCAATTATGATTTTGACACCGAGATCATTGTGGCCAGCGTCAGAAGCTCCCTGCATGTGCTGGATGCGGCCCTGATGGGTGCCGACATTGCCACGATTCCTTATGGCGTGTTGAAAAAACTGGCATCCCATCACATGACCGACAAAGGCATTGATGCGTTCATGGCGGACTGGAACAAGAAGAAGCAATAA
- the cas3g gene encoding type I-G CRISPR-associated helicase/endonuclease Cas3g — protein MTFADFFQAATRNKPYGYQCRLACGSGADPEKPETLTGGVACASRLIDIPTGLGKTAAVVLAWLWNRIYLGDETWPRRLVYCLPMRTLVEQTAGEIENWLKRLADRVPEGDEQEQLLWLCDHSPVILMGGEENDAARREWDIYPEKPAILVGTQDMLLSRALNRGYGMARARWPMHFALLNNDALWLLDETQLMGPGLWTSAQLDWLRNDRFKPLRPCATWWLSATIGKTFLDTKDRQNATKAATLEPLADTIKISSSEDAKLTILKAERPVEFWTSITKKSKGKAKNKDSNHDEIFIATLSQAICNEHQPGFLSLVVCNKVDTAQTIFKSLKLLAGEVEIVLLTSRFRVQDRRRYIDKLLAFEDARKQAVREQRPCDHPGLICVSTQVVEAGIDVSARRLWTELAPWPSILQRLGRLNRDATLNNEAHAFVFEIPIEKFAQGKSVFVGPYSEEDIKDAKKIISVLSKQCVENPDKPIRKIIDQLKSDKSINERIEKSLQPKPEPFPRAYDLHGLFSTEPDAFGGFTDVSPWIRGTDTNADVTVFWRDWDETRKPLKRVKTSELIGPTFQRQEGCAVTAFKLHSFVEKTKIAYVWNDKEDQWEAIRKNDICPGMVILLPAGSGGYSEEIGWTGNRSDRFSTVPLPGPYDADGDRDTLVVTKLQWVSLEDHSTGVSTEATRIGADIGLPPALQAALFSAGALHDIGKSLLQWQEALPENRPDRTTLWAKAPRFAKRANMRHEAASALALWHRYYRVRTARFPAITIYLVAAHHGLVRTVLSSRSTRPLPNVAGIPITDPPLALLWGKDVEEDWPLDFNCAQDGTNGEFSEDADGNLLFTPAAPGWTALVADLLGGWEANAPSNTAGAVPENDANEPHSLNPFNLAWLETLLRAADCRISAIEPGFPEPTIP, from the coding sequence ATGACTTTTGCCGATTTTTTTCAGGCAGCAACCAGGAACAAGCCCTATGGGTATCAATGCAGACTGGCCTGCGGAAGCGGTGCCGACCCGGAAAAACCGGAAACATTGACCGGGGGAGTTGCCTGTGCCTCTCGCCTCATTGATATTCCCACCGGGCTGGGCAAAACAGCTGCCGTTGTTTTGGCCTGGCTTTGGAACCGAATTTACTTGGGTGATGAAACCTGGCCCCGCCGGCTGGTGTATTGCCTGCCCATGCGCACCCTTGTGGAGCAGACCGCAGGGGAAATTGAAAACTGGTTGAAAAGACTTGCAGACCGGGTTCCTGAAGGCGACGAACAGGAACAGCTCCTTTGGCTTTGTGACCATTCTCCGGTGATTCTCATGGGAGGTGAAGAAAACGATGCCGCTCGCCGGGAGTGGGATATTTATCCTGAAAAACCTGCCATACTGGTGGGCACCCAGGACATGCTGCTCTCCCGGGCACTCAACCGCGGCTATGGCATGGCCCGGGCAAGATGGCCCATGCATTTTGCCCTGCTCAATAATGATGCCTTGTGGCTTCTTGATGAAACTCAACTCATGGGGCCTGGCCTTTGGACTTCCGCCCAACTTGATTGGCTTCGCAATGATCGATTCAAACCGTTGCGTCCATGTGCAACGTGGTGGTTAAGTGCCACCATCGGCAAAACTTTTCTTGATACAAAAGATCGGCAAAACGCGACAAAAGCAGCAACTTTAGAGCCTCTTGCCGACACTATTAAAATATCATCCAGCGAGGATGCTAAACTTACCATTCTTAAAGCCGAACGTCCCGTTGAGTTTTGGACATCCATAACAAAAAAAAGCAAAGGGAAAGCAAAAAACAAGGACTCCAACCATGATGAAATTTTTATCGCTACACTCTCTCAAGCCATCTGCAATGAACATCAACCTGGCTTTTTAAGCCTTGTTGTATGCAACAAGGTTGATACAGCTCAAACAATTTTTAAAAGTTTAAAACTGTTGGCAGGCGAAGTCGAAATTGTTCTGCTAACTTCACGTTTCCGGGTCCAAGATCGACGAAGATATATCGACAAGCTTCTTGCCTTCGAAGATGCGAGAAAACAAGCTGTTCGAGAGCAAAGACCTTGTGACCATCCCGGTCTGATCTGTGTCAGCACGCAAGTCGTTGAAGCTGGCATCGATGTTTCCGCCCGCCGTCTCTGGACAGAACTCGCACCTTGGCCTTCCATACTTCAACGTCTTGGCCGCCTGAATCGCGACGCCACTCTCAATAACGAGGCGCATGCTTTTGTCTTTGAAATCCCGATAGAAAAATTTGCTCAGGGAAAAAGTGTTTTCGTTGGCCCATACTCAGAAGAAGACATTAAGGATGCTAAAAAAATCATCTCAGTTTTGTCAAAACAATGTGTAGAAAACCCGGACAAACCCATACGCAAGATTATCGATCAACTTAAATCCGACAAGTCAATAAACGAACGTATTGAAAAATCTCTCCAACCCAAGCCAGAACCTTTCCCCAGAGCTTATGATCTTCATGGGCTTTTTTCAACCGAACCCGATGCCTTTGGAGGCTTTACCGATGTCAGCCCATGGATTCGCGGCACCGACACCAACGCCGATGTTACAGTGTTCTGGCGTGATTGGGATGAGACCAGAAAACCTCTTAAAAGAGTCAAGACATCCGAACTCATCGGTCCGACCTTTCAGCGCCAGGAAGGATGTGCCGTTACTGCATTCAAGCTGCACTCCTTTGTCGAAAAAACAAAAATCGCCTATGTCTGGAACGATAAGGAAGATCAATGGGAAGCTATCCGCAAAAACGATATCTGTCCCGGCATGGTGATTCTTCTTCCCGCAGGATCGGGGGGATACTCCGAAGAAATCGGCTGGACGGGAAATAGATCCGACAGGTTCTCTACCGTTCCACTTCCCGGACCTTATGATGCCGATGGAGACAGAGACACTCTCGTCGTCACAAAATTGCAATGGGTTTCTCTGGAAGACCATTCGACCGGTGTCTCAACTGAAGCAACACGTATCGGAGCGGATATTGGTTTGCCACCAGCCCTGCAAGCAGCACTTTTTAGTGCAGGTGCGTTGCACGACATAGGAAAATCCCTTTTACAATGGCAGGAGGCTCTTCCTGAAAACAGACCTGACAGGACAACCCTTTGGGCCAAAGCACCGCGTTTTGCAAAACGGGCCAACATGCGCCATGAAGCAGCTTCCGCCCTGGCGTTATGGCATCGTTATTACCGCGTCCGCACCGCCAGATTTCCTGCGATTACCATTTATCTGGTTGCTGCTCACCACGGACTTGTCCGAACGGTATTGTCTTCCCGTTCTACCAGACCGCTTCCAAACGTTGCCGGTATTCCGATAACGGACCCTCCGCTGGCTCTCTTATGGGGGAAAGATGTTGAAGAGGACTGGCCGCTTGATTTCAATTGCGCTCAAGACGGGACAAATGGAGAATTTTCCGAAGATGCAGACGGAAACCTCCTTTTTACACCTGCGGCCCCGGGATGGACAGCGCTTGTGGCCGATCTTCTCGGTGGTTGGGAAGCAAATGCCCCTTCAAACACTGCTGGTGCTGTCCCTGAAAATGATGCAAATGAACCTCATTCCCTGAACCCTTTTAACCTTGCATGGCTTGAAACCCTGCTCCGAGCAGCTGATTGCCGTATATCAGCCATAGAGCCCGGTTTTCCTGAACCCACGATACCTTAG
- a CDS encoding helix-turn-helix transcriptional regulator, which produces MQIERLRELVDILSVRRYPITFRDLLDQVDYSEATLKRYIRRLRDNGAPLLYDVDTRGYILEKTDDAALQLPGFWFNLSELHSLLAINELIHQLTPGLLKSELVPIRRRIKTLLAARGGSTEELTRRIRFIGVGIRMFRPAAFSTVATALIRRTRLNLCYHSRVENKKHRRTVSPQRLFYYRGNWYLAAFCHTRRALRTLALERMSHVTPLDTPCLELDEQKITDHFFSSFGIFAGRPTAEAVLRFSPEAARWVAEEQWHPDQKGTFLSDGAYELHLPFADQRELVMEILRYGPDVRVISPESLQRKVRARLAQALDQYETRSDKKK; this is translated from the coding sequence ATGCAAATAGAACGGTTACGTGAGCTGGTCGATATTCTGTCGGTCCGGCGCTATCCCATCACATTCAGGGACCTGCTCGACCAGGTGGACTATTCCGAAGCCACTCTGAAACGCTATATCAGACGTCTCCGGGACAATGGTGCCCCGCTTCTCTACGATGTTGACACCCGGGGCTATATCCTTGAAAAAACAGATGACGCGGCCCTGCAGCTGCCCGGATTCTGGTTCAACCTTTCAGAGCTTCACTCTCTGCTGGCCATCAATGAACTCATCCATCAGCTGACACCGGGACTCCTCAAATCAGAACTTGTTCCCATCCGCAGGCGGATCAAGACCCTTCTTGCGGCACGTGGCGGATCAACCGAAGAACTCACCCGCCGGATTCGGTTTATCGGTGTCGGTATCCGAATGTTCCGCCCCGCAGCCTTCAGCACCGTCGCCACCGCGCTGATCCGGCGAACCCGGTTGAACCTGTGTTATCACAGCCGGGTGGAAAACAAAAAACACCGCCGCACGGTTTCCCCCCAGCGGCTGTTCTATTACCGGGGCAACTGGTATCTGGCCGCCTTCTGCCACACCCGGCGCGCCCTACGGACACTGGCCCTTGAGCGCATGAGTCATGTCACCCCGCTTGACACCCCCTGCCTTGAGCTAGATGAGCAAAAAATAACCGATCATTTTTTTTCTTCCTTCGGCATATTTGCAGGCCGTCCCACGGCAGAAGCGGTGCTGCGTTTTTCCCCGGAAGCGGCCCGGTGGGTCGCCGAAGAACAGTGGCATCCCGACCAGAAAGGCACCTTTCTTTCAGACGGCGCCTATGAGCTGCACCTGCCTTTTGCCGATCAACGGGAACTGGTCATGGAGATCCTGCGCTATGGGCCGGATGTCAGGGTCATTTCCCCTGAAAGCCTTCAGCGGAAAGTGAGGGCCCGGCTCGCGCAAGCCCTGGACCAATATGAAACCAGATCGGACAAAAAAAAATAA
- the cas8g1 gene encoding type I-G CRISPR-associated protein Cas8g1/Csx17, which translates to MNIHSQPLTVIRLAGLHLDTLGHYFAALGLLRLSARQWPAVKCCWRDGVFCLIGGPKNLTELEAFLLDIGANDKWTPYVLNRPKTPSSAKPDIKGKDVALWLAQETNEREALLGMSHVVGGGRRDFNPIFGSGGNAGKRNFSKGWQKARKAVEAKDSVPQSKRNLKKQGHSTTDSLFPTAEKAATEIPSTVRYDLSAFLAGKACSFLADFGAASWFSAANKIYNFRPDKPFSKGQLTPWAMLFACEAFPLIIGSTSRQIGSLRKGTGAFPFVTKGPAPVNEKETGTVEAEFWAPVWGNPLSLPEVSSLFKRGRAEVQGRGAITSAAFAAAILQKGIDTGLNEFRRFSLLHTTSAQTFESRLASVHTLYTDVDTFQAEAVARIIHFRDTLPPEEKKGTKWKYRGLQGPIDNALIHLAETGVNNEQRVESSWQLLDAVFSSMEKTANNKIYREREPSLALLPVSWVISLLANTLEITQEVRIALALSTIHYTTPQNGSSVRNKNDQLAPLLAYCIGVEPAWKNSWHTIKIAKDIPLRVVWGQRKLVENLCAVIRRRVSIESDAGSAPPFSARLTLSLADVLAFLNHEVDDSLIDRWLTRFMLFDWSSNISSKEYGSLRNVLRNTSSYNPLLPEDLLYVFFRPLFHAYTFLQLGHDETSGMRPQPTANAIRQIVALLERGDCAAAYQAAANRYKTLLQPISDFGKNSFNISEPRRFLASLLLPASPKRIAETFTRWCLPTRG; encoded by the coding sequence ATGAATATACATTCCCAGCCCTTAACCGTCATTCGCCTTGCCGGTTTACATTTAGATACTCTCGGCCACTACTTTGCCGCACTTGGTCTGTTACGTCTTTCCGCCCGTCAGTGGCCCGCCGTTAAATGCTGCTGGCGGGATGGTGTTTTTTGTCTTATCGGCGGACCGAAAAATTTGACTGAACTTGAAGCATTTCTCCTTGATATTGGCGCAAATGATAAATGGACTCCCTATGTGCTGAATCGGCCGAAAACCCCTTCTTCTGCCAAACCGGATATTAAGGGAAAAGACGTTGCCCTCTGGCTTGCCCAAGAAACAAACGAAAGAGAAGCTTTATTGGGCATGTCTCACGTTGTGGGAGGAGGCAGACGTGATTTTAACCCCATATTCGGCAGTGGCGGCAATGCAGGGAAACGAAATTTTTCCAAAGGTTGGCAAAAAGCAAGAAAGGCTGTCGAGGCAAAAGACTCTGTGCCTCAATCAAAAAGGAATTTAAAAAAGCAAGGGCACTCTACAACCGATTCCTTATTTCCAACCGCAGAAAAAGCAGCAACAGAAATACCGTCGACTGTCCGATATGACCTATCTGCTTTTTTGGCTGGCAAAGCCTGCTCATTTTTAGCTGATTTTGGAGCCGCCAGCTGGTTTAGTGCGGCAAATAAAATTTATAATTTCAGACCTGACAAACCATTCAGTAAAGGCCAACTGACGCCTTGGGCAATGCTGTTTGCCTGTGAGGCGTTCCCATTGATTATAGGCTCAACTTCCCGGCAGATTGGTTCTCTACGAAAGGGAACCGGTGCATTCCCTTTTGTCACCAAAGGCCCAGCACCGGTAAATGAAAAAGAAACCGGCACTGTTGAGGCCGAATTTTGGGCGCCTGTCTGGGGCAATCCGCTCTCACTTCCCGAAGTGTCTTCGTTGTTCAAGCGCGGCCGCGCTGAAGTCCAGGGGCGAGGTGCGATTACATCTGCGGCCTTTGCCGCCGCAATTCTTCAGAAGGGAATAGACACTGGGTTAAATGAGTTTCGTCGTTTTTCACTTTTGCATACAACAAGCGCCCAAACTTTTGAATCACGCCTTGCCTCAGTTCATACGCTTTACACTGATGTAGATACGTTCCAGGCAGAAGCTGTAGCCAGAATAATTCATTTCCGCGACACGCTTCCTCCAGAAGAAAAAAAAGGAACAAAGTGGAAATATAGAGGGTTACAAGGCCCTATCGATAATGCTCTCATCCACCTTGCCGAAACGGGGGTAAACAATGAACAGCGTGTTGAGTCCTCTTGGCAACTGCTGGATGCTGTTTTTTCCTCAATGGAAAAAACAGCCAACAATAAAATCTACCGCGAGCGGGAACCATCACTCGCCTTGCTTCCTGTTTCCTGGGTGATTTCGTTACTTGCAAACACTCTCGAAATCACACAGGAGGTCAGGATTGCACTTGCGCTATCAACGATTCACTATACCACACCACAGAACGGATCTTCTGTCAGAAATAAAAATGACCAGTTAGCCCCACTTCTTGCCTACTGCATTGGCGTTGAGCCAGCCTGGAAAAATAGCTGGCATACAATTAAAATTGCCAAGGATATTCCTTTACGAGTTGTATGGGGCCAACGCAAGCTTGTAGAAAACCTTTGTGCGGTTATCCGCCGCCGGGTTTCTATTGAATCTGACGCTGGTTCTGCTCCGCCTTTCAGCGCAAGGCTGACTCTTTCTCTGGCTGATGTTTTGGCCTTTTTAAATCATGAAGTTGATGATTCTTTGATTGATCGATGGCTGACCCGCTTCATGCTTTTTGATTGGAGCAGCAATATCTCCTCAAAAGAATACGGCAGCCTTAGAAATGTTTTACGAAATACGTCCTCATACAACCCATTATTGCCGGAAGATCTTCTTTATGTTTTTTTCCGTCCTTTGTTCCATGCTTATACTTTTTTACAGCTTGGGCATGATGAGACTTCCGGTATGCGGCCGCAACCCACTGCTAATGCAATCCGTCAGATTGTTGCCCTGCTTGAGCGGGGTGACTGTGCCGCAGCCTATCAGGCGGCTGCGAACCGCTATAAAACACTTTTGCAGCCCATTTCTGATTTTGGAAAAAACAGTTTCAATATTTCAGAGCCGCGCCGGTTTCTTGCAAGCCTGCTGCTGCCTGCATCTCCGAAAAGAATTGCCGAAACCTTTACACGATGGTGTCTTCCAACAAGGGGGTAG